Proteins co-encoded in one Cricetulus griseus strain 17A/GY chromosome 1 unlocalized genomic scaffold, alternate assembly CriGri-PICRH-1.0 chr1_1, whole genome shotgun sequence genomic window:
- the Mrfap1 gene encoding MORF4 family-associated protein 1 — protein MRPLDAVELAEPEEVEVLEPEEDFEQFLLPVIHEMREDIASLTRERGRAPVRNRGKLWEMDNMLIQIKTQVEASEESALNHLQGAGGAEPRGPRAEKAEEKAQEMAKMAEMLVQLVRRIEKSESS, from the coding sequence ATGCGGCCCCTGGACGCGGTGGAGCTGGCGGAGCCCGAGGAGGTGGAGGTGCTGGAGCCCGAGGAGGACTTCGAGCAGTTTCTGCTGCCCGTCATCCACGAGATGCGCGAGGACATCGCGTCGCTGACGCGCGAGCGCGGGCGCGCGCCCGTGCGCAACCGGGGCAAGCTGTGGGAGATGGACAATATGCTGATCCAGATCAAGACGCAAGTGGAGGCCTCTGAGGAGAGCGCGCTCAACCACCTGCAGGGCGCGGGCGGCGCAGAGCCCCGCGGCCCCAGGGCGGAGAAGGCCGAGGAGAAGGCGCAGGAGATGGCGAAGATGGCTGAGATGCTGGTGCAGCTGGTGCGGCGGATAGAGAAGAGCGAGTCGTCGTGA